The Medicago truncatula cultivar Jemalong A17 chromosome 4, MtrunA17r5.0-ANR, whole genome shotgun sequence genome includes a region encoding these proteins:
- the LOC25492908 gene encoding ADP,ATP carrier protein 3, mitochondrial codes for MADGPNHPSIAQKLGGYSYLVSRLSSNSNYRNYSTSGTFTNGGVQTSGLALASPLSSFTVPSPAEKGPAGFLIDFLMGGVSAAVSKTAAAPIERVKLLIQNQDEMLKSGRLSEPYKGIGDCFARTMKDEGVIALWRGNTANVIRYFPTQALNFAFKDYFKRLFNFKKDRDGYWKWFAGNLASGGAAGASSLLFVYSLDYARTRLANDAKAAKKGGERQFNGMVDVYKKTLQSDGIAGLYRGFNISCVGIIVYRGLYFGMYDSLKPVVLVGGMQDSFFASFLLGWGITIGAGLASYPIDTVRRRMMMTSGESVKYNSSLHAFQTIVAKEGTKSLFKGAGANILRAVAGAGVLAGYDKLQLVLFGKKYGSGGG; via the exons ATGGCCGATGGACCAAATCATCCATCAATTGCGCAGAAGTTAGGTGGATATTCTTATTTGGTGTCTAGGCTTAGCTCCAACTCTAACTACAGGAATTACTCTACATCCGGTACTTTCACCAATGGAGGAGTGCAGACTTCTGGTTTGGCACTTGCATCACCTCTGTCGTCCTTTACGGTGCCTTCTCCAGCAGAGAAAGGACCAGCTGGATTTTTGATCGATTTTCTGATGGGAGGAGTTTCTGCTGCTGTGTCGAAGACAGCTGCTGCTCCTATTGAACGAGTTAAATTGCTTATCCAAAACCAGGATGAAATGCTCAAAAGTGGCAGGTTATCTGAACCATACAAGGGAATTGGTGATTGTTTTGCTCGAACCATGAAGGATGAGGGTGTAATTGCTCTGTGGAGAGGCAATACTGCTAATGTTATCAGATACTTCCCTACTCAG GCTCTGAACTTTGCTTTTAAGGATTACTTCAAGAggcttttcaattttaaaaaagacaGAGATGGCTACTGGAAGTGGTTTGCTGGGAATTTAGCATCTGGTGGAGCTGCTGGGGCTTCCTCACTCTTATTTGTCTATTCTTTGGATTACGCCCGTACCCGTTTGGCAAATGACGCAAAGGCTGCAAAGAAGGGTGGTGAGAGGCAATTTAATGGGATGGTTGATGTTTACAAGAAAACCTTACAGTCTGATGGCATTGCTGGCCTTTATCGTGGATTCAACATCTCGTGTGTTGGAATTATAGTGTATCGTGGTCTTTACTTTGGAATGTATGATTCTCTGAAACCAGTTGTTTTGGTTGGTGGGATGCAG GATAGTTTCTTTGCTAGTTTCCTGTTGGGATGGGGTATCACAATTGGTGCTGGTTTGGCCTCTTATCCCATTGATACTGTGCGTAGAAGAATGATGATGACTTCTGGAGAATCTGTGAAGTATAACAGCTCTTTGCACGCATTCCAAACCATCGTTGCAAAAGAGGGTACTAAGTCTCTTTTCAAAGGTGCTGGTGCAAACATATTGCGTGCAGTTGCAGGTGCTGGTGTGCTTGCTGGTTATGACAAGCTGCAGCTGGTCTTGTTTGGAAAGAAATATGGTTCTGGCGGCGGCTAA